From the genome of Streptococcus lutetiensis, one region includes:
- a CDS encoding amino acid ABC transporter ATP-binding protein, producing MSQPIIEIKHLKKSYGQNEVLKDISLSVNKGEVISIIGSSGSGKSTFLRSINLLEDPTAGEILFHGQNVLEKDYNLTEYREKLGMVFQSFNLFENLNVLENAIVAQTTVLKRSRSEAEKIAKENLTKVGMTEQYWKAKPKQLSGGQKQRVAIARALSVNPEAMLFDEPTSALDPEMVGEVLKTMHELAKSGLTMIIVTHEMEFARDVSDRVIFMDKGVIAEEGTPEQIFEHPQQERTKEFLQRFLK from the coding sequence ATGTCTCAACCTATTATTGAAATTAAACACCTTAAAAAATCTTACGGACAAAATGAAGTCCTAAAAGATATTTCACTTTCTGTAAATAAAGGTGAAGTTATTTCTATCATTGGTTCATCAGGTTCAGGGAAATCAACATTCCTCCGCTCTATCAATCTTCTAGAAGATCCAACTGCTGGAGAAATTCTTTTCCACGGACAAAACGTTCTTGAAAAAGATTATAACTTGACAGAATACCGTGAAAAACTTGGCATGGTTTTCCAATCATTCAATCTTTTTGAAAACTTAAACGTTCTCGAAAATGCCATCGTTGCTCAAACAACTGTTTTGAAACGTTCTCGCAGCGAAGCTGAAAAAATCGCTAAAGAAAACCTTACAAAAGTTGGTATGACTGAGCAATACTGGAAAGCTAAACCAAAACAACTTTCTGGTGGTCAAAAACAACGTGTGGCAATCGCTCGTGCCTTATCGGTTAACCCAGAAGCAATGCTCTTTGACGAACCCACTTCTGCTCTTGACCCAGAAATGGTTGGTGAAGTTCTTAAAACAATGCACGAACTCGCTAAATCAGGTTTAACAATGATTATCGTCACTCACGAAATGGAATTCGCAAGAGATGTTTCAGACCGTGTCATCTTCATGGATAAAGGTGTTATCGCTGAAGAAGGTACACCTGAACAAATCTTCGAACACCCACAACAAGAACGTACAAAAGAATTCTTACAACGTTTCTTGAAATAA
- a CDS encoding ABC transporter permease subunit (The N-terminal region of this protein, as described by TIGR01726, is a three transmembrane segment that identifies a subfamily of ABC transporter permease subunits, which specificities that include histidine, arginine, glutamine, glutamate, L-cystine (sic), the opines (in Agrobacterium) octopine and nopaline, etc.) has protein sequence MKKLLLSCFAALLLLFGGMTSANADEYLRVGMEAAYAPFNWTQDDDSNGAVPIEGTSQYANGYDVQIAKKIADSLGKELLVVKTTWTGLIPALTSGKIDMIAAGMSPTAERKKEIAFSDSYYTSYPVIVVSKKGDFAQATSLKDFAGAKLTSQQGVYLYNLIDQIKDASKETAMGDFNQMRQALESGIIDGYVSERPDAISAENANSDFKMITFEDGKGFTTSKADTAIAVGLRKDDTNTLAKVNAVLAGISDNDRLQLMDDMIEKQPADKSEKDQKSNFFTDMWRIFEKNWNQFLRGAGVTLLISIIGTVVGLFIGLLIGVYRTAPKATNKFLAGLQKVFGWLLSVYIEIFRGTPMIVQAMVIYYGTAQAFGISIDRTLAAIFIVSINTGAYMSEIVRGGIFAVDKGQFEAATALGFTHGQTMRKIVLPQVVRNILPATGNEFVINIKDTSVLNVISVVELYFSGNTVATQTYQYFQTFTIIAIIYFVLTFTVTCILRFIERRFDADTYTTGANQNQKKEVK, from the coding sequence ATGAAAAAGTTACTTTTAAGTTGTTTCGCAGCACTTCTTCTTCTCTTTGGAGGAATGACTAGCGCAAACGCTGACGAATATCTTCGTGTCGGTATGGAAGCAGCCTATGCCCCATTTAACTGGACACAAGATGATGATTCTAATGGAGCTGTTCCTATCGAAGGAACTAGCCAGTACGCTAACGGATACGATGTCCAAATAGCTAAGAAAATAGCAGATAGCTTAGGCAAGGAACTCCTCGTTGTCAAAACTACTTGGACAGGATTAATTCCAGCGCTTACTTCCGGAAAGATTGACATGATTGCTGCCGGAATGAGTCCTACCGCTGAACGTAAGAAAGAAATTGCATTCTCAGATAGTTACTATACAAGCTACCCAGTTATCGTTGTTTCTAAAAAAGGTGACTTTGCACAAGCGACATCACTGAAAGATTTTGCTGGTGCAAAATTAACATCTCAACAAGGCGTCTACCTTTACAACTTGATTGACCAAATCAAAGACGCTTCAAAAGAAACTGCCATGGGTGACTTCAACCAAATGCGTCAAGCACTTGAATCTGGTATTATTGATGGTTATGTTTCTGAACGTCCTGATGCTATCTCTGCCGAAAATGCAAATAGCGACTTCAAGATGATTACTTTTGAAGATGGCAAAGGTTTTACAACATCTAAAGCAGACACAGCTATTGCCGTTGGTCTTCGTAAAGATGACACTAACACACTTGCTAAAGTAAATGCCGTTTTAGCTGGCATCTCTGATAATGACCGTTTACAACTCATGGATGACATGATTGAAAAACAACCAGCTGACAAGTCTGAAAAAGATCAAAAGAGTAATTTCTTCACTGATATGTGGAGAATCTTCGAGAAAAACTGGAACCAATTCCTACGTGGTGCAGGAGTTACACTTCTCATCTCTATCATCGGTACAGTTGTTGGTCTCTTTATCGGTCTTTTGATTGGTGTTTACCGCACAGCTCCAAAAGCTACCAATAAATTCCTTGCTGGTCTTCAAAAAGTATTTGGTTGGTTGCTTAGCGTTTATATCGAAATCTTCCGTGGTACACCGATGATTGTACAAGCAATGGTTATCTACTACGGTACTGCTCAAGCCTTTGGTATTTCAATCGACCGTACTCTTGCAGCCATCTTTATTGTTTCAATCAATACTGGTGCTTACATGAGTGAAATCGTTCGTGGTGGTATCTTTGCTGTTGATAAAGGTCAATTTGAAGCCGCTACAGCACTTGGATTTACACATGGTCAAACAATGCGCAAAATCGTTCTTCCACAAGTTGTCCGCAACATCTTGCCAGCAACTGGTAACGAATTTGTCATCAACATCAAAGATACTTCAGTATTGAATGTTATCTCAGTTGTCGAACTTTACTTCTCAGGTAATACCGTTGCAACTCAAACATATCAATACTTCCAAACATTTACAATTATCGCTATTATCTACTTTGTTCTCACCTTTACAGTGACATGCATCCTACGCTTTATTGAACGTCGTTTCGATGCGGACACTTACACAACTGGTGCTAACCAAAACCAAAAGAAAGAGGTGAAATAA
- a CDS encoding DUF2207 domain-containing protein: protein MKKLRIFLLAIAAVLGLSVPVFADSDVDYSISNYDGVLAIHDDNAADFYQTITYRFDSSYNGQVVTLGEAGHMPEGFSVNNQPEVSAEVNGVSRTVRPVVNDLGDGYQVKIYNSGSSGDIVTVKLHWKLSHLLFPYQDIAELNWVPISDWGETLQHVSFTILTDKTTANHKLWAHRGYLKSTNVEKLPNGYRITAENFDGKLELHAYWDKAILTNPTTIASKRKAAIIKQEAKIARRSQLLKVVLFYLVPALVIILIVLAWIFFFIGKKLVKKYEKFSHDSHSYEAPEDWSPLLVMQYIYDVDLQDTDTKGSPISQKFKFETAMQATLLDLIDRHVITASDEELTCHLNKPMTSYEAEVLDMAFGGKETIKIEDLFADYRFDDDLVASYKKKYKGHTLETKLNSLGEAFNDRYLAKLEQITDLVDQEISKKALPAIRENLSDGIAKKFEYAKGLLFLTLIPLGIGLIYLLFNLNLVFLAYGLLLALVILSLVVIMVKSHYYKVHGMITAEGQERIQSWISFTNMIRDINKFDKVDWQGVVVWNRILVYATLFGYAKQVQKFLKIHNIKLASESDFMMNLEIGYLIGMQTHRLGMASQSADSAVHFSVSSGSSGSSSGFSGGGGGGGGGAF, encoded by the coding sequence ATGAAAAAATTAAGAATATTTTTACTAGCAATCGCCGCTGTTTTAGGATTATCAGTTCCAGTTTTTGCTGATAGCGATGTTGACTATAGTATCAGCAATTATGATGGTGTTTTAGCGATACATGATGATAATGCAGCTGATTTTTATCAGACTATTACTTATCGCTTTGATTCCTCGTATAATGGGCAGGTGGTGACTTTGGGAGAAGCCGGTCACATGCCAGAAGGTTTTTCAGTTAATAATCAACCTGAAGTTTCAGCTGAGGTTAACGGTGTTAGTCGGACGGTTAGACCGGTGGTAAACGACCTTGGTGATGGTTATCAAGTGAAAATTTACAATTCTGGTTCCAGTGGGGACATTGTAACTGTTAAGCTACACTGGAAACTATCGCATTTACTTTTTCCTTACCAAGATATCGCAGAGCTTAATTGGGTACCGATTAGTGACTGGGGTGAAACATTACAACATGTTTCATTTACCATTTTAACGGATAAGACAACTGCTAACCATAAGCTTTGGGCTCATAGAGGTTATTTAAAATCAACCAATGTTGAAAAGTTGCCTAATGGCTATCGCATTACTGCTGAAAATTTTGATGGAAAGTTGGAGTTGCATGCTTACTGGGATAAAGCTATTTTGACAAATCCTACAACCATAGCAAGTAAACGTAAGGCAGCAATTATCAAGCAAGAAGCTAAAATTGCTCGTAGAAGTCAATTGCTTAAAGTGGTTCTGTTCTATCTTGTGCCAGCTCTTGTTATTATTTTGATTGTTTTGGCTTGGATTTTCTTCTTTATAGGTAAAAAATTGGTTAAAAAATATGAAAAATTTAGCCATGATAGTCATTCTTATGAAGCACCAGAAGATTGGTCACCTTTGCTAGTCATGCAGTATATCTATGATGTTGATTTGCAAGACACAGATACCAAAGGAAGTCCAATTTCACAAAAATTTAAATTTGAAACTGCCATGCAGGCGACTTTGCTTGATTTGATTGATCGCCATGTGATTACCGCAAGCGACGAAGAATTAACTTGTCATCTGAATAAGCCAATGACTAGCTATGAAGCAGAAGTGCTTGATATGGCATTTGGTGGAAAAGAAACCATAAAAATTGAAGACTTGTTTGCAGATTATCGTTTTGATGATGATCTTGTGGCTAGCTATAAGAAGAAATATAAAGGTCATACTTTAGAAACGAAATTAAACAGTCTTGGCGAAGCATTCAATGATCGCTATCTTGCTAAACTTGAACAAATTACTGACTTAGTAGATCAAGAAATTTCAAAAAAAGCTCTGCCAGCAATTCGTGAGAACTTAAGTGATGGTATCGCTAAGAAATTTGAATATGCAAAAGGTCTCCTATTCCTTACGTTGATACCTCTTGGTATTGGGTTAATCTATCTTTTGTTTAATCTAAATCTGGTCTTTCTTGCTTATGGTCTTTTGTTAGCCTTGGTTATTTTGAGTTTGGTCGTTATCATGGTTAAATCTCATTATTACAAAGTTCATGGTATGATAACTGCTGAAGGACAAGAACGTATTCAATCATGGATTAGCTTTACCAACATGATACGAGACATTAACAAATTCGATAAGGTTGACTGGCAAGGCGTTGTCGTTTGGAATCGTATCTTGGTTTATGCGACTCTGTTCGGTTACGCCAAACAAGTTCAAAAATTCCTTAAAATTCATAATATTAAACTTGCTAGCGAATCAGACTTTATGATGAATCTTGAAATTGGCTACCTTATTGGCATGCAAACTCATCGTTTGGGGATGGCTAGTCAAAGTGCTGATTCAGCTGTGCATTTCTCTGTATCATCTGGTAGTTCAGGCTCTAGTAGTGGATTTTCTGGTGGTGGCGGAGGCGGGGGCGGCGGAGCATTTTAA
- a CDS encoding undecaprenyl-diphosphate phosphatase, translating into MLFFELLKAIFLGVVEGITEWLPVSSTGHLILVQEFIKLNQDKAFLDMFNIVIQLGAILAVIVIYFKRLNPFQPGKTAREVQLTWQLWLKVVIACIPSILIAVPFDDWFEAHFNYMIPIAIALIVYGIAFIWIEKRNANIEPEVTDLARMPYLTAFWIGCFQVLSIVPGTSRSGATILGAIIVGTSRSVAADFTFFLAIPTMFGYSGLKAVKFFLDGNVLNFSQFLILMVASVTAFLVSLYVIRFLTDYVKKHDFTIFGKYRIVLGTILILYSIAKNIF; encoded by the coding sequence ATGTTATTTTTCGAACTACTTAAGGCTATCTTTTTAGGGGTAGTTGAGGGAATTACAGAGTGGTTACCTGTTTCAAGTACAGGACACCTGATTTTGGTTCAAGAATTTATTAAATTGAATCAAGATAAAGCGTTTTTGGACATGTTTAACATTGTCATTCAATTGGGAGCTATTCTAGCGGTTATTGTGATTTACTTTAAACGTTTGAATCCATTCCAGCCAGGAAAAACAGCGCGTGAAGTTCAGTTGACATGGCAGCTATGGTTAAAAGTTGTTATTGCATGTATTCCATCAATTTTAATTGCAGTACCTTTTGATGATTGGTTTGAAGCACACTTCAACTACATGATTCCAATCGCAATTGCCTTAATTGTTTACGGGATTGCATTTATCTGGATTGAAAAACGAAATGCTAATATTGAACCTGAAGTGACTGATCTTGCTCGCATGCCTTATTTGACAGCCTTTTGGATTGGATGCTTCCAAGTTCTAAGTATCGTTCCAGGAACAAGTCGTTCAGGAGCAACAATCCTTGGAGCCATCATTGTGGGAACAAGTCGTTCAGTTGCAGCTGACTTCACTTTCTTCCTTGCTATTCCAACCATGTTTGGTTACAGTGGCTTGAAAGCTGTTAAGTTCTTCTTAGACGGAAATGTTCTAAACTTTAGCCAATTCTTGATTTTGATGGTGGCAAGCGTTACAGCTTTCCTTGTCAGCCTATACGTTATCCGTTTCTTGACTGATTATGTTAAGAAACACGATTTCACTATTTTTGGTAAGTATCGTATCGTTTTGGGAACTATTCTTATTCTATATAGCATTGCCAAAAATATCTTTTAA